A window of Cohnella herbarum contains these coding sequences:
- a CDS encoding cache domain-containing sensor histidine kinase, giving the protein MKFITKMYLLLFVLMTPVILLFVYSTQLSTKVITNQINIANEDRLSQFMLKIEGMMDQVSNLSNLISKDPDFTKFALYSNTMNRFEYATLLETIEQKLGLFSLSVNKMSRINVYLPPSRHAVSSDGPLVYDAEYLKHNLSTRWTLRTITDSGITKRAFTRHFVQPYQSLSNPDKATIIVEVDLMEDNLISLLDEYKLEGNNDPFFYDNSDQFVYNDSANVEMAELITKSYDFEQSSAIANHEQIRLDDKKFLVYFNKSEKLNWTVIDYVPLQDILAPVTKSRQLFYIIVAILLTFGAVSVILLHLNVQLPIKHLTESVLSLKRGNFSERFRKKPVKEFQVLVFQFNEMAKQIQHLVEKVYLEEIRSNEAVMKQLQSQINPHFLHNSLAYIVSMAKMNRTQPVISMAYSLADYYKYTTRNVTMTTTVRHEIAFVTSYIDIMNYQLDNIQYSVDVPDSLLDMPIPRLLIQPIVENAIVHGLESKLGGGSIRIAGIEEEVWWSITVTDDGMGLSEEECAEINLRLDSSVKDDGHVGLWNVNQRLRYQFGSDSGVKVSPSDGGGLKVELRWKKL; this is encoded by the coding sequence ATGAAATTCATAACCAAGATGTATTTGCTTCTGTTCGTTCTAATGACCCCGGTTATTCTATTGTTCGTATACTCCACTCAACTCAGCACTAAAGTCATCACGAACCAGATCAACATTGCCAACGAGGATCGGCTAAGTCAGTTCATGCTGAAAATCGAAGGAATGATGGACCAGGTGTCGAACCTGTCGAACTTGATTTCGAAAGATCCCGATTTCACCAAATTCGCCTTATATTCGAATACGATGAATCGCTTTGAATATGCTACCTTACTAGAGACGATAGAACAAAAACTCGGGTTGTTCAGCCTATCCGTTAACAAAATGAGTCGAATTAACGTCTATTTACCGCCTTCGCGACACGCAGTCTCCTCGGACGGTCCCCTGGTTTACGACGCTGAGTATTTGAAGCATAACTTAAGCACCCGTTGGACGTTAAGAACGATTACGGACAGCGGAATAACCAAACGGGCGTTTACCCGTCATTTTGTTCAGCCTTACCAGAGCCTCTCTAATCCGGATAAGGCAACCATCATCGTGGAAGTTGATCTCATGGAGGATAATCTGATTTCGCTGCTGGATGAATATAAGCTCGAGGGGAACAACGATCCTTTCTTCTACGATAACTCCGACCAATTCGTATATAACGACTCGGCGAACGTAGAGATGGCCGAGCTCATAACGAAATCTTATGATTTCGAGCAATCGTCGGCTATTGCCAATCACGAGCAGATACGGCTAGACGACAAGAAATTTCTTGTCTATTTCAACAAGTCGGAGAAGCTGAACTGGACCGTGATCGATTACGTGCCGCTGCAAGACATTTTGGCACCCGTGACGAAGAGTCGCCAGCTCTTCTACATTATCGTGGCGATTCTGTTGACGTTCGGCGCTGTAAGCGTTATTTTGCTGCATCTGAACGTACAGCTTCCGATTAAACATTTAACCGAGAGCGTGCTGAGCTTGAAGCGCGGAAATTTCTCGGAGCGCTTCCGCAAGAAACCGGTCAAGGAATTCCAAGTGCTAGTCTTCCAATTCAATGAAATGGCTAAGCAGATTCAGCATCTCGTCGAGAAAGTTTACTTGGAAGAGATACGTTCGAACGAAGCGGTCATGAAACAATTGCAATCGCAGATTAATCCTCATTTCCTACATAATAGTTTGGCGTATATCGTGAGCATGGCGAAAATGAATCGAACGCAGCCGGTCATCTCTATGGCCTATAGCTTGGCCGATTATTATAAATATACGACGCGTAACGTCACGATGACGACGACGGTTCGGCATGAAATCGCGTTCGTTACTTCTTATATCGATATTATGAATTATCAGTTGGATAACATTCAGTATTCCGTCGATGTCCCCGATTCGTTGTTGGATATGCCGATTCCGAGGTTATTGATCCAACCGATCGTCGAGAACGCGATCGTTCATGGGTTGGAGTCCAAGCTCGGAGGCGGCTCCATTCGAATTGCCGGTATCGAAGAGGAGGTATGGTGGTCGATTACGGTGACGGACGATGGAATGGGATTATCGGAAGAAGAATGCGCGGAGATCAATCTGCGACTGGACAGTTCCGTTAAAGACGATGGACATGTCGGGTTGTGGAACGTGAATCAACGGCTGCGCTACCAATTCGGCTCGGATTCAGGCGTTAAAGTATCGCCATCGGACGGCGGCGGTTTGAAGGTCGAATTGCGATGGAAAAAGCTTTAG
- a CDS encoding response regulator, producing the protein MEKALAGGIVIFSILIVDDHKHLVESMMTTIPWEKYRVSQVFGAHSGIEALNILSNQEIHLLITDIQMPVMSGFELIEKVREGWPDIDCILLTGFAEFQYARRAIELQASNYLLKPVRDEELLPLVSDLLNNQRRKMLERSRMEWLEQASEISVLEERRRIAYDLHDILGHTLTNTIVQLEIAERLLETKKEGGLERVKQTQELVRQGLADVRQALSTMKSKDEGLDLEVELERYLSEVKALANVSITSSIELPFTIIDPLCIKIVSLALKEGITNGLRHGKANEFEFDLTFQDERLLFKLWNNGASFDGEKPGLGLTGMRERVKQLGGNMELKASQDERVGSLLTLQIPL; encoded by the coding sequence ATGGAAAAAGCTTTAGCAGGGGGAATCGTTATTTTTTCAATATTGATAGTGGATGATCATAAGCATCTTGTCGAGAGTATGATGACGACCATTCCTTGGGAGAAGTACCGGGTGAGTCAAGTGTTCGGAGCCCATTCGGGAATTGAAGCGTTGAATATTCTGAGCAATCAGGAGATCCATCTTCTTATCACGGATATTCAGATGCCCGTCATGTCCGGTTTCGAACTGATCGAGAAAGTGCGCGAGGGCTGGCCTGATATCGATTGTATTCTGCTGACCGGTTTCGCGGAATTTCAATATGCCAGGCGCGCGATCGAATTGCAGGCATCGAATTACTTGCTTAAGCCGGTTCGGGATGAGGAATTGTTGCCGCTCGTTAGCGATCTCTTGAACAATCAGAGAAGAAAGATGTTGGAGCGATCCCGAATGGAATGGTTGGAGCAGGCTTCTGAAATTTCGGTGCTGGAGGAACGCAGAAGAATCGCATACGACCTGCACGATATTCTGGGACACACGCTGACGAACACGATCGTGCAGTTGGAAATTGCCGAAAGGCTGCTGGAAACGAAGAAAGAAGGCGGCTTGGAGCGGGTGAAGCAAACGCAGGAACTCGTAAGGCAAGGACTTGCGGACGTTCGTCAAGCGCTAAGCACGATGAAGAGCAAGGATGAAGGTCTTGATCTTGAAGTCGAACTTGAGCGTTACCTATCCGAAGTCAAGGCATTGGCTAACGTCTCGATAACGTCTTCCATCGAATTGCCTTTTACGATCATAGATCCTTTGTGTATCAAAATCGTTAGCCTTGCTCTTAAGGAAGGGATAACGAACGGTTTGCGCCACGGCAAAGCGAACGAATTCGAATTCGATCTGACTTTCCAGGACGAACGATTGCTTTTTAAGCTGTGGAATAACGGGGCTTCGTTCGATGGGGAGAAACCGGGTTTAGGGCTAACCGGCATGCGTGAACGGGTTAAGCAGCTTGGCGGCAATATGGAACTTAAGGCGAGCCAGGATGAACGCGTCGGCTCTCTTCTGACTTTACAAATTCCATTGTAG
- a CDS encoding extracellular solute-binding protein: MTETIGPLEAIPQVKYDPPVIVTTAKALRDYDILRFDDTMENNPITRWAKDRFGVIQVNKWVVSDQNQGLSTRIKLALSNDEELPDVLFVMHESIPDLLGDLVESGKVMDIEEAFRTSAPARIKEAYDKNPDVWKTVTYKGKIWGIPQISDEKVGSPILWIRQDWLNRLGLLPPTTIEELEKVLHAFTYDDPDRNGKQDTIGFALSGKSTLNGWMGDASLLFGMYGDQPFQWNRKADGSLAYGSVEPSVKKALSHLNEWYRLGYLDPNFGTHDEQEAVQLFMSGKAGIISGPGWMGGWPLQEMKIDEPDFEIKPIPYPAGPDGKIGKIGSQISYGAYFFRKGFSYMDAMFAYMDQVYGVLIEDLESDFANGYADGYDYLLKDGKYDYEFDGATNTIANFFLIAPGSTPPGVMQGESIESRVLKGNNNTPFERKMAGTTSRNFLEGQLVTLSQVKYSHSNQFVGPYTPTMTLKWALLQKLEKETMLKMIYGNVPIESFDDFVRQWNEQGGADITREVNEWDRSSQVGDIFKASD; this comes from the coding sequence GTGACTGAGACAATAGGACCATTGGAAGCTATACCGCAAGTCAAATACGATCCTCCGGTAATCGTCACCACGGCGAAGGCCTTGAGAGACTACGACATATTACGATTTGACGATACGATGGAAAATAACCCGATTACGCGATGGGCTAAAGACCGGTTTGGCGTTATCCAGGTGAACAAGTGGGTTGTATCGGATCAGAATCAGGGGTTGTCTACGAGAATCAAGCTGGCTTTATCTAATGACGAGGAGCTTCCGGACGTGCTGTTCGTCATGCATGAGAGTATTCCGGATCTACTGGGCGATTTGGTAGAGTCGGGGAAGGTAATGGATATAGAAGAGGCTTTCCGTACCTCTGCCCCGGCACGCATTAAAGAGGCTTACGATAAAAATCCCGATGTGTGGAAGACGGTAACGTATAAAGGGAAGATCTGGGGCATTCCGCAAATCTCCGATGAAAAGGTAGGCTCGCCTATCCTATGGATCAGGCAAGATTGGTTAAATCGGCTCGGGCTGCTTCCGCCTACGACGATCGAGGAACTTGAGAAGGTTCTACATGCTTTCACCTATGACGACCCCGATCGCAACGGCAAACAAGATACGATCGGCTTCGCGCTTTCCGGCAAGAGCACGTTAAACGGTTGGATGGGCGATGCTTCTTTGTTATTCGGTATGTACGGGGATCAACCCTTCCAATGGAATCGCAAGGCGGATGGATCGCTTGCTTACGGATCCGTCGAACCCTCGGTCAAGAAAGCTTTGTCGCACCTGAATGAATGGTACCGTCTAGGTTACCTGGACCCGAACTTCGGCACGCACGACGAGCAGGAGGCGGTTCAGCTATTCATGTCGGGTAAAGCGGGTATCATATCCGGCCCCGGATGGATGGGGGGGTGGCCATTACAGGAGATGAAAATCGACGAACCCGATTTCGAGATCAAGCCGATTCCATATCCGGCCGGACCGGACGGCAAGATCGGGAAGATCGGTTCCCAGATTTCTTACGGAGCTTATTTTTTCCGTAAGGGATTTTCCTATATGGATGCTATGTTCGCTTATATGGATCAGGTGTACGGAGTGTTGATCGAAGATTTGGAATCCGATTTTGCCAACGGTTACGCGGATGGTTACGATTATCTCTTAAAGGACGGGAAATACGATTATGAATTTGACGGGGCAACGAACACGATCGCGAATTTTTTCCTAATTGCGCCTGGTAGCACGCCTCCTGGCGTCATGCAGGGGGAAAGCATAGAAAGCAGGGTGCTTAAAGGCAACAACAACACCCCCTTTGAGAGGAAAATGGCAGGCACGACTTCCCGCAATTTCCTGGAGGGGCAACTCGTTACGTTGAGCCAAGTGAAATATTCGCACAGCAATCAATTCGTAGGACCCTATACGCCGACGATGACTCTCAAATGGGCGTTGCTGCAGAAGCTCGAGAAGGAGACGATGCTTAAGATGATCTACGGGAACGTCCCCATCGAATCCTTCGATGACTTCGTTCGTCAGTGGAACGAGCAGGGCGGGGCGGATATTACCAGAGAGGTTAACGAGTGGGATCGTTCCAGTCAGGTCGGGGATATCTTTAAGGCATCGGACTAA
- a CDS encoding response regulator transcription factor produces the protein MEGTEKEHLRILLADDHPMLLEGLISILQSEEGFEVVGQAADGQEAIRLAEQLQPDVILMDFKMPGKSGVDATQEIIATSPHIGILILTMFDDDMSVFSAMRAGARGYLLKGARREEIVRAIRTVGDGEAIFSATIARKMMFYFDAMTKDMHRNALFPQLTEREKEILEWIAINLSNQEISQRLGLSLKTVRNNVSNILNKLQVADRTQAIIMAREAGLGNGSGA, from the coding sequence ATGGAAGGAACTGAAAAAGAACACTTGCGGATCTTGCTTGCCGACGACCATCCGATGTTACTCGAAGGCCTGATCTCGATTCTTCAATCCGAAGAAGGATTTGAAGTGGTCGGGCAAGCAGCGGACGGGCAGGAAGCGATAAGATTAGCCGAGCAGCTACAGCCGGATGTTATCTTGATGGATTTCAAGATGCCCGGGAAATCCGGCGTCGATGCGACCCAAGAGATCATTGCGACATCGCCTCATATCGGCATTCTAATCTTAACGATGTTCGACGACGATATGTCCGTCTTCTCCGCTATGAGAGCGGGAGCCCGCGGTTACCTGTTGAAGGGAGCCCGCAGGGAGGAAATCGTCCGCGCCATTCGTACGGTCGGAGACGGAGAGGCGATCTTCAGTGCGACGATCGCTCGCAAAATGATGTTTTACTTCGACGCCATGACCAAAGATATGCATAGAAACGCCCTATTCCCGCAATTAACGGAACGGGAAAAAGAGATTCTGGAATGGATCGCGATCAATCTCAGCAACCAGGAAATCTCTCAACGATTAGGGTTATCGCTGAAGACCGTCCGGAACAACGTTTCCAATATTCTGAATAAATTGCAAGTCGCGGATCGCACGCAAGCGATCATAATGGCCCGCGAGGCCGGACTCGGGAACGGTTCGGGAGCTTAG
- a CDS encoding MmcQ/YjbR family DNA-binding protein, which produces MADTDKLGVDSPFHQDLLRRIRQLCLSFPNVSERLSHGAPTFFYKEKKSFVQYHDNHHGDGRIALWCAADSDVQTILVQSNPDVYFLPAYVAHLGWIGIRLDRDARWEEIESIIGDAYINRAKPKRK; this is translated from the coding sequence ATGGCAGATACGGACAAGCTTGGCGTTGATTCGCCGTTCCACCAAGATTTGCTTAGACGGATTAGGCAATTGTGCTTGTCTTTCCCGAATGTTAGCGAAAGATTAAGCCATGGCGCTCCGACGTTCTTCTACAAGGAGAAAAAAAGCTTCGTTCAATACCACGACAATCACCACGGCGACGGTAGAATCGCGTTATGGTGCGCTGCGGATTCGGACGTTCAAACGATACTCGTTCAATCCAATCCGGACGTCTATTTCTTGCCGGCATATGTTGCGCATCTAGGGTGGATTGGAATAAGATTGGATCGTGACGCGCGGTGGGAAGAGATCGAGAGCATCATCGGAGATGCCTACATAAACAGAGCGAAACCTAAGCGCAAATAG
- a CDS encoding HAD family hydrolase, translated as MFKAFIFDMDGVIIDSEPIHFEVDILTMRHYRTEISKEQLERFVGMTNPEMWTILIEEYKLSQSVAEIIDYQLSTKIKILKESPIAPIDGIVDLLRELKQLNVPIGLASSSPRLFIAEVLSKFQIEHYFSSIVSGEEVENGKPAPDVFLEAAKLLGVSPSDCVVIEDSRNGIRAAKAAGMKCIGYVNENSGNQDLTAADRVVTSIRDINLDQLEL; from the coding sequence ATGTTCAAAGCTTTTATATTCGATATGGACGGGGTTATCATAGATAGCGAGCCGATTCATTTCGAAGTCGATATTCTCACGATGCGGCATTATCGGACAGAGATTTCCAAAGAACAGTTGGAAAGATTCGTCGGGATGACGAATCCGGAAATGTGGACGATTCTTATCGAGGAATATAAGTTGTCTCAGTCCGTAGCGGAAATAATAGACTACCAGCTCTCGACAAAAATCAAAATTTTGAAGGAAAGTCCTATTGCGCCTATTGATGGAATCGTGGATCTTCTTCGCGAATTGAAGCAGCTTAACGTACCGATCGGCCTAGCTTCTTCATCGCCTAGGCTGTTTATTGCCGAAGTTCTATCTAAATTTCAAATCGAACATTACTTCAGCAGCATCGTAAGCGGCGAAGAGGTCGAGAATGGAAAGCCGGCGCCGGATGTATTTCTTGAAGCCGCGAAGCTCTTAGGCGTGTCGCCAAGCGATTGCGTCGTGATTGAGGATTCCAGGAACGGAATCAGAGCGGCGAAAGCAGCGGGAATGAAGTGTATCGGGTACGTGAACGAAAATTCGGGAAATCAAGATTTGACCGCGGCGGATCGAGTCGTGACATCGATAAGGGATATTAACCTGGATCAACTAGAGTTGTAG
- a CDS encoding UPF0489 family protein — translation MFEHDYRVCFPRRRVYITRNHQWAFAAWAMAKQAGWIGPRTTLLHVDAHLDDTWDGVVAPGLQHMNDVSDYMRVAGELEIDNFIWAGFAARLIDRIIYVCPKEADESDPFDLSNWNMNGEQLKPVKEILAERDYAGERFESIAEFKAMISSDSDRLRVFEPANSVILDLDLDVFKADPSDPANVELKPDRQIREELEYLRDLYSYDLITVALSPAFCGGDGNCERLYRLFLEVFGLDLAVAEKW, via the coding sequence ATGTTCGAGCACGATTATCGGGTCTGTTTTCCGAGGAGGAGGGTTTATATTACCCGAAACCACCAATGGGCTTTCGCGGCTTGGGCGATGGCGAAGCAGGCGGGGTGGATAGGCCCGCGGACGACTTTGTTGCATGTCGACGCTCATCTGGACGATACATGGGATGGCGTCGTCGCTCCGGGCCTGCAGCATATGAACGACGTATCGGATTATATGCGAGTGGCCGGCGAACTTGAGATCGATAATTTCATTTGGGCCGGTTTCGCGGCAAGGTTGATCGATCGGATTATCTACGTCTGCCCTAAGGAAGCGGATGAATCGGATCCGTTCGATCTGTCCAATTGGAATATGAACGGCGAACAATTGAAGCCTGTGAAAGAAATACTAGCCGAGCGAGACTATGCGGGGGAGAGATTCGAGTCGATCGCGGAATTCAAAGCGATGATCTCAAGCGATTCCGATAGGTTGCGGGTATTTGAACCTGCTAATTCCGTCATTTTAGATTTGGATTTGGACGTATTCAAAGCCGATCCGAGCGATCCGGCTAACGTGGAGTTGAAACCGGATAGGCAGATAAGAGAGGAACTCGAATATTTAAGAGATCTCTATTCCTATGATCTGATTACCGTCGCCTTATCACCCGCGTTCTGCGGAGGGGATGGCAATTGCGAACGATTGTACCGGTTGTTCTTGGAAGTATTCGGCTTAGACCTCGCGGTTGCGGAGAAATGGTGA
- a CDS encoding ornithine carbamoyltransferase: METPEEGAWGMKMHFLNIDQLSEQQILGIFDAADQLKRNRNSSILSSRTFVLFFPESSIRTRLTFEKGIKDLGGDSILFPPETLDKRESLEDVMQYIQNWGDGVIVRHADFNKMKELAEQATIPVINAMSSVNHPCEIISDLYRISRMRSDYRKLVYTFVGPAGNICNSWRHIAQAMDLNFNHACVEGERLSLDNLNYRFHTELEAVLENSDIVLTDSLPAPFRTRAYIDRYQITLDRMKLANEGALLNPCPPFFRNEEVSDDAINSDYFAGHAFKRDLIHVQQAILLACLGINNPSGD; the protein is encoded by the coding sequence ATGGAAACTCCGGAGGAAGGAGCGTGGGGAATGAAAATGCACTTTTTGAACATCGATCAACTTTCCGAACAACAGATCCTGGGCATCTTCGATGCTGCCGACCAACTTAAACGGAACAGGAACTCGTCTATCTTAAGCAGTCGCACGTTCGTGCTCTTTTTCCCCGAATCCAGCATTCGTACCCGATTGACTTTCGAGAAAGGAATTAAAGATCTCGGGGGCGATAGTATTCTGTTTCCTCCGGAAACGTTGGACAAGAGGGAGAGTCTGGAGGATGTCATGCAGTATATCCAGAATTGGGGCGATGGCGTAATCGTAAGGCACGCCGATTTCAACAAAATGAAGGAACTGGCGGAACAGGCAACGATCCCCGTTATTAACGCGATGAGTTCGGTCAATCATCCTTGCGAGATTATAAGCGACTTATACCGGATCAGTAGAATGAGAAGCGATTATCGAAAATTGGTTTATACATTCGTAGGTCCGGCGGGGAATATTTGCAATTCATGGAGACATATCGCTCAAGCAATGGATTTGAACTTTAACCATGCGTGCGTGGAAGGCGAACGGTTAAGCTTGGATAACCTTAACTATCGTTTTCATACGGAGCTAGAAGCCGTATTGGAGAATAGCGATATCGTGCTAACGGATTCTCTGCCTGCACCTTTTAGAACAAGAGCATATATCGATCGTTACCAGATCACTTTGGACAGAATGAAATTGGCGAATGAAGGTGCGTTGCTGAATCCTTGCCCGCCGTTCTTCAGGAACGAAGAAGTGAGCGATGATGCGATTAACTCCGACTATTTCGCCGGTCATGCGTTCAAGCGCGATCTGATTCACGTGCAACAAGCAATCCTCCTCGCTTGTCTTGGAATAAATAATCCATCCGGAGATTAA
- a CDS encoding LysR family transcriptional regulator — MFNLEWYRIFLHTARSGNFTKAAQQLHVTQPSVSYAIKQMEETLGLKLFHRLSKGVEMTEEGRALLQYVEQSFALLDAAEKHVLDLKQLTEGEIRIGASDSLIKHLLLPQLNLFHGEYPNIRIRLTHGKTPDITQRLKDGLIDCAIVHMPIHDPQVTVQKLAMLEDCFVVGEVYRGIAGARLSANELAELPLLLHTPGSSTREFIEQWFAVKGLSIKPDIELGSVDLLVEFAKQGYGAAFTSRSFVEQDLLDGKLFELRIEDMPPPRSIGLAVRRDMQLSIATERFVRLLQAMTER; from the coding sequence ATGTTTAACTTGGAATGGTACCGCATATTTCTGCATACCGCGCGAAGCGGCAACTTTACGAAAGCCGCGCAACAATTACACGTCACGCAGCCTTCCGTCAGTTACGCGATTAAACAAATGGAAGAGACCTTAGGGCTAAAGCTGTTTCATCGGTTATCCAAAGGGGTCGAGATGACAGAGGAAGGACGGGCATTGCTGCAGTACGTAGAGCAGTCGTTTGCGCTGTTGGATGCCGCAGAGAAACACGTGCTTGATCTGAAACAGCTAACGGAAGGCGAGATTCGTATCGGGGCAAGCGATTCGCTGATCAAGCATCTATTGCTGCCTCAGCTTAATTTGTTTCATGGCGAATATCCCAACATTCGTATTCGTCTTACGCACGGGAAGACGCCCGATATCACGCAACGTCTTAAAGACGGGCTGATTGATTGCGCGATCGTACATATGCCTATCCATGATCCGCAGGTGACCGTGCAGAAATTAGCGATGCTGGAGGATTGTTTCGTGGTTGGGGAGGTCTATCGGGGAATAGCGGGAGCTCGGTTATCGGCTAACGAACTAGCGGAGCTTCCCTTGTTATTGCACACTCCGGGAAGCAGTACGCGAGAATTCATCGAGCAATGGTTTGCCGTTAAAGGATTATCGATCAAGCCGGACATTGAGCTGGGGAGCGTCGATCTGCTCGTGGAGTTCGCGAAGCAAGGGTACGGCGCGGCGTTCACGTCTCGTTCTTTCGTGGAGCAAGACCTGCTTGACGGCAAATTATTCGAGCTCCGAATAGAAGACATGCCCCCTCCTCGTAGCATTGGACTTGCCGTTCGCCGAGACATGCAATTATCGATAGCGACCGAACGATTCGTGCGGCTCCTCCAAGCGATGACGGAGCGATAG
- the aroA gene encoding 3-phosphoshikimate 1-carboxyvinyltransferase: MDVDPHPQMPIRKERSPWCTNNDQRNVMISPSKGAIDGTIRLTGSKSLTNRALIIAALAEGTSRIEGMLRSDDSYWCIDCLVKLGIKVDIEDESVTIEGCGGAWPIPSGELYVGAAGTVARFLPGALAIGNGAWTIHGSKRMSERPLTPLLNALERLGANVEYPEAGRYLPFTLEAKGLTGGEVGISGSVSSQFISGLALAAPYAKQPVTVQIDGEVVQREYVEMTLEMMNAFGISPQVSDNGQSIIIPTGKYKARSISLEPDVSACCYFWALAALTAGRVRIDGIHAARTRQPDIEFLDVLERMGCSVYRGEDFVEVQGPEKLKGGFTMSMRKFSDQTLTLAAMAPFADAPITLSDAAHIRHHECDRISAICSELRNLGIRIDEHHDGLTVYPGQPLPAAVDTHDDHRMAMSLALIGSKVDGVQIGDPGCVSKTCPDYFERIAALGIQVKY; encoded by the coding sequence ATGGATGTCGATCCGCACCCGCAAATGCCAATCCGCAAGGAACGTTCTCCATGGTGTACGAATAATGATCAACGAAACGTGATGATTAGTCCGTCAAAGGGAGCGATAGACGGTACGATCAGGTTAACGGGGAGTAAGAGTCTGACAAATCGCGCATTGATAATTGCCGCGTTAGCGGAAGGTACATCGCGAATCGAAGGAATGTTACGAAGCGACGATTCTTATTGGTGTATAGATTGTCTAGTCAAGCTCGGCATTAAAGTGGACATCGAGGACGAATCCGTAACGATCGAGGGTTGTGGCGGTGCTTGGCCTATTCCGTCCGGCGAATTGTACGTTGGCGCGGCAGGAACGGTTGCGCGCTTCCTACCCGGAGCGTTGGCAATCGGGAATGGCGCATGGACAATCCATGGGAGCAAGAGAATGAGCGAAAGACCGCTTACTCCCTTGTTGAACGCGCTTGAACGATTAGGTGCGAACGTCGAATACCCGGAAGCGGGGCGCTATTTGCCTTTCACGCTTGAAGCTAAGGGATTAACCGGTGGCGAAGTCGGAATATCCGGCTCCGTTTCCAGCCAATTTATTAGCGGATTAGCACTCGCAGCACCTTATGCTAAACAACCGGTAACCGTCCAAATAGACGGAGAGGTCGTACAGCGGGAATACGTGGAGATGACGCTCGAAATGATGAACGCATTCGGCATATCGCCGCAAGTATCGGATAACGGACAGTCGATCATAATCCCGACAGGCAAGTATAAAGCCCGATCCATTTCGCTCGAGCCGGATGTTTCCGCATGTTGTTACTTCTGGGCGCTCGCCGCACTCACGGCTGGACGCGTGCGGATAGATGGCATTCATGCCGCGAGAACTCGTCAACCCGATATCGAGTTTCTAGATGTATTGGAACGAATGGGATGTTCCGTTTACCGAGGAGAAGACTTCGTCGAAGTTCAGGGGCCTGAGAAGTTAAAGGGTGGGTTTACGATGAGTATGAGAAAATTTTCGGATCAGACGCTAACGCTCGCGGCAATGGCACCTTTCGCCGATGCTCCGATCACGTTATCGGATGCCGCTCATATTAGACATCATGAATGCGATCGCATTAGCGCGATCTGTTCGGAGCTTCGCAACCTGGGCATTCGGATTGACGAGCATCATGACGGACTGACCGTATATCCTGGTCAACCGTTGCCAGCGGCCGTAGATACCCATGACGACCATCGAATGGCGATGTCGCTTGCTCTAATCGGGTCAAAGGTGGATGGTGTTCAAATCGGGGATCCGGGCTGCGTCTCGAAAACTTGTCCCGATTATTTCGAGCGAATTGCCGCACTGGGAATACAAGTTAAGTATTGA